In a genomic window of Gloeocapsopsis dulcis:
- a CDS encoding PD-(D/E)XK nuclease family protein, which produces MSLFPLLNRQTMLNSGRPFASYHLWSLFAPAIGQERWHCQMKRGFIKARQKEPLIKSLLAKVSPPQRIGLLAQKGVYEFHHRQWLTQPDGVEQVAQLLKLSKSSLEIQQRVIQILKNYHHRPVLLGKHIIQLTSGDEGFPQPIVIHQKNYQFRLYATMDCVFVEADKILHILDFKTGRAAFDKRQALVYLLAARYLYPDYQAVASFYNLERCKNSELISVTSSQLDAVEDQLAQMALKHQQDMHHYQQNPRNFSKIFPPNPGNHCRYCPFNTVCEFSSVKNLKF; this is translated from the coding sequence TTGTCCCTATTTCCCCTACTGAACCGCCAGACAATGCTAAACTCTGGGCGACCCTTTGCCAGCTATCACCTTTGGTCTTTATTTGCCCCAGCTATAGGGCAAGAAAGATGGCATTGCCAAATGAAGCGGGGGTTTATCAAAGCGCGGCAAAAAGAACCGTTAATCAAATCACTATTGGCTAAAGTTAGTCCACCACAACGAATTGGTTTACTTGCGCAAAAGGGCGTTTATGAATTTCATCATCGTCAATGGTTAACTCAGCCTGATGGTGTAGAACAAGTTGCCCAACTCCTAAAGTTAAGTAAATCAAGTCTTGAAATTCAGCAGCGCGTCATTCAAATTCTTAAAAATTACCATCATCGTCCAGTTTTACTCGGAAAACACATTATTCAACTGACTAGTGGTGATGAAGGATTTCCTCAGCCAATTGTCATTCATCAAAAAAACTATCAATTTCGGCTGTACGCCACGATGGATTGCGTGTTCGTAGAAGCTGATAAAATTTTGCACATTCTAGATTTCAAAACTGGAAGAGCAGCTTTTGACAAGCGACAGGCACTTGTATACTTACTTGCGGCTCGCTATTTGTACCCTGACTACCAAGCCGTTGCTTCATTTTACAACTTAGAACGGTGTAAAAACTCTGAGTTAATTAGTGTGACTTCTAGTCAGCTTGACGCTGTAGAAGATCAATTAGCACAAATGGCGCTCAAGCATCAGCAAGATATGCACCACTATCAACAAAATCCTCGCAATTTTAGCAAGATTTTTCCTCCGAATCCTGGCAATCACTGCCGCTATTGCCCATTTAATACAGTTTGCGAATTCTCTAGCGTTAAAAACCTTAAATTTTAA
- the rsmI gene encoding 16S rRNA (cytidine(1402)-2'-O)-methyltransferase — protein MQAAETGILYVVGTPIGNLEDITFRAVRILQSVDLIAAEDTRHTGKLLHHFQVATPQLSYHEHNRNSRIPELVQKLSEGKAIALVTDAGMPGISDPGYELVKACIAANISVVPIPGPSAVITALCAAGLPTDRFVFEGFLPTKGKERQQRKEALETESRTMIFYESPHRLRQTLQDFATFFGQDRQIVLARELTKLHEEFWRGSIADAIAHYNQREPQGEYTLVVAGVPPSKPHLTEAEIKAELQKIMAQGISRSQASRQLAKEISLSRSKIYQIALALPNLSLSTDGSD, from the coding sequence ATGCAGGCGGCAGAAACCGGAATACTTTATGTGGTAGGAACACCTATTGGTAACTTGGAAGACATCACCTTCCGTGCAGTGCGGATTTTGCAGTCAGTAGATTTGATTGCAGCAGAAGACACAAGGCACACGGGAAAGTTACTACACCATTTTCAAGTTGCAACACCGCAGTTAAGTTATCACGAGCACAATCGTAACAGTCGCATTCCCGAATTAGTGCAAAAGCTGAGTGAAGGCAAAGCGATCGCTCTTGTAACAGATGCAGGAATGCCTGGAATTTCCGATCCTGGCTATGAACTTGTCAAAGCGTGTATTGCAGCAAATATCTCAGTTGTACCAATTCCTGGTCCTAGTGCAGTTATTACCGCATTGTGTGCAGCAGGATTACCTACAGATCGATTTGTATTTGAAGGTTTTTTACCTACGAAAGGAAAAGAACGCCAACAGCGCAAAGAAGCTTTAGAAACAGAATCTCGAACAATGATTTTTTATGAATCGCCGCATCGATTGCGACAAACTCTGCAAGACTTCGCAACCTTCTTTGGACAAGATCGGCAAATCGTCTTAGCCCGCGAGTTAACTAAACTACATGAAGAATTTTGGCGCGGCAGCATTGCAGACGCGATCGCGCACTACAACCAACGCGAACCGCAAGGTGAATACACGCTTGTTGTTGCCGGAGTGCCACCAAGTAAACCGCATTTAACTGAAGCAGAAATTAAAGCCGAGTTACAAAAAATCATGGCGCAGGGGATCTCGCGATCGCAAGCAAGTCGTCAGTTAGCGAAAGAAATTTCGCTTTCGCGCAGTAAAATTTACCAAATAGCTTTAGCGCTACCAAATTTATCTCTCTCGACAGATGGCAGTGATTAA
- a CDS encoding phosphoglucomutase/phosphomannomutase family protein — protein MSASNNSSKIKFGTDGWRGIIADDFTFPNVRKVTRAIASYLETAYNKNQPVLIAYDTRFLADQFAQTAAEVLAADGWSVKITDRDCPTPVIAYNARHLKSAGALMFTASHNPAPYCGIKYIPDYAGPATPEITDTIVANISGADDAPVSGNWKDKISTFDPKPEYLKFLYTLLDVEKIRNAKLKVKYDALYSTSRGYLDTVLEHCGCELETFHAKRDVLFGGGMPEPKGEQLIELVEAVKKDQADLGLATDGDSDRFGIVDEQGNVLTPNTVLLLLARHLVKNRGKSGAIVRTVATTHLLDNLAASYGLEIYETPVGFKYIGEKMRETTVLIGGEESGGLSVIGHIPEKDGILADMLVAEAIAYEGKPLSQLVEEAISEANGPLSNKRLDLHLNDAHKAAVIDSFTNNPPADVAGIKVKEVGRKDGVKLYLEEGSWILLRPSGTEPLMRVYIEATSADKLNQIATQMEQTINRLEPAVV, from the coding sequence ATGAGCGCTAGTAACAATTCCAGCAAGATCAAGTTTGGTACCGATGGATGGAGAGGTATTATTGCTGACGACTTTACCTTCCCCAACGTGCGGAAAGTAACGCGGGCGATCGCAAGTTACCTTGAAACCGCTTACAACAAGAACCAACCAGTTCTTATCGCCTACGATACTCGCTTTCTCGCTGATCAGTTTGCCCAAACTGCTGCCGAGGTTTTAGCAGCAGACGGTTGGAGTGTGAAAATTACTGATCGGGATTGTCCCACCCCAGTAATTGCTTACAACGCCCGTCACTTAAAAAGTGCTGGTGCATTGATGTTCACTGCCAGTCATAATCCGGCACCCTATTGTGGGATTAAGTATATTCCTGATTACGCTGGTCCTGCCACTCCTGAGATTACTGATACTATTGTGGCAAATATCTCCGGCGCAGACGATGCACCTGTCAGTGGTAATTGGAAAGATAAAATCTCTACTTTCGATCCCAAACCCGAATATCTTAAGTTTCTTTACACACTACTCGATGTTGAGAAGATTCGTAACGCTAAGCTAAAAGTCAAATACGACGCGCTCTATTCTACCTCGCGGGGTTACTTAGACACTGTGTTAGAACACTGTGGTTGTGAGTTAGAAACATTTCATGCAAAGCGCGATGTCCTATTTGGCGGCGGAATGCCTGAACCTAAAGGCGAACAACTCATTGAGTTAGTCGAAGCTGTCAAAAAAGATCAAGCCGATTTAGGTTTAGCAACAGATGGTGATAGCGATCGCTTTGGAATTGTTGATGAACAAGGTAACGTTCTAACACCAAATACTGTTTTATTACTACTTGCTCGTCACTTAGTCAAAAATCGTGGTAAATCGGGCGCGATCGTGCGGACTGTTGCGACAACGCATTTACTCGATAACTTAGCAGCAAGTTACGGCTTAGAAATCTACGAAACTCCCGTAGGCTTCAAATACATTGGGGAAAAAATGCGCGAAACCACGGTGTTGATTGGCGGTGAAGAATCAGGCGGTTTAAGTGTGATCGGGCATATTCCTGAAAAAGACGGAATTTTAGCCGATATGTTGGTTGCAGAAGCGATCGCCTACGAAGGAAAACCGTTAAGTCAGTTAGTCGAAGAAGCAATTTCTGAAGCTAATGGACCATTATCGAATAAGCGCTTGGATTTACATCTCAACGACGCACACAAAGCGGCTGTGATCGATTCGTTTACAAATAATCCACCAGCAGATGTTGCCGGAATTAAAGTCAAAGAAGTTGGTCGCAAAGACGGCGTTAAGCTTTACCTTGAAGAAGGTAGCTGGATTTTATTGCGTCCATCTGGTACTGAACCACTCATGCGCGTTTACATTGAAGCAACTTCAGCGGATAAACTCAATCAAATTGCCACTCAAATGGAACAAACCATTAATCGACTCGAACCTGCCGTAGTTTGA
- a CDS encoding LapA family protein translates to MRTLANLLTIVILAGWVVAIAIISVQNATPVSLRFLTFQSIQLPVGLILAFSAALGMLAMALTQPLWIAGSRRSNFKSDDDEFFVDE, encoded by the coding sequence ATGAGAACTCTTGCGAATTTGCTAACGATTGTAATTCTTGCTGGCTGGGTAGTGGCGATCGCAATTATTTCCGTACAAAACGCCACCCCAGTTTCTTTGCGATTTTTGACATTTCAATCAATTCAACTTCCAGTAGGGTTGATACTAGCTTTTAGTGCTGCTTTGGGTATGCTTGCTATGGCACTGACTCAACCTTTATGGATTGCTGGTTCGAGAAGAAGTAACTTTAAATCAGATGATGATGAGTTTTTTGTGGATGAGTAG